The Cloacibacillus sp. genome has a segment encoding these proteins:
- a CDS encoding MATE family efflux transporter, whose translation MERFFTRDNKMGTAPVSRLLLTMSLPLMLSMVMEALYNVVDSLFISRIGENAITALSLAFPIQLLVVSITVGTGVGINAVLSRLLGEGDRRGVNAAAANGIFLAAATYVIFLLFGLFCTERYYGSQTADAEIYRYGVDYLSICMIWSFGGVGQITFQRLLQSTGRTALSMASQLAGALINIVLDPILIFGLCGAPACGVKGAAAATVIGQITALAAAVYFNLRMNRDISFKLRGFRPDFNMIKKIYAIGAPAIVMQSLNSLMALGVNLILIGLSSTAVAAFGIYIKVQNFVFMPAFGLNNAVIAVAAFNYGAGNEPRVRQTIRYGMIYAAAIMLAGMFLVQLLALPILRLFDASAELLSIGGRAMRVVSAGYIFTAYMLIAQGACQALGNGLYSLIVTLLRVVVVLLPLLWLFSVVFPLNEVWWAFVISEIISTLVSALLLRRLYAERLGAGGCL comes from the coding sequence ATGGAAAGGTTTTTTACCCGGGACAACAAAATGGGAACGGCACCGGTGAGCCGGCTGCTGTTGACGATGTCGCTGCCGCTGATGCTTTCGATGGTGATGGAGGCGCTTTATAACGTAGTGGACAGCCTCTTTATCTCGCGTATCGGCGAGAACGCGATAACCGCGCTGTCGCTGGCCTTCCCCATCCAGCTGCTCGTAGTCTCAATCACGGTTGGCACGGGAGTCGGCATAAACGCGGTATTGTCGCGGCTGCTGGGGGAGGGCGACAGGCGCGGAGTCAACGCTGCGGCGGCAAACGGCATCTTTCTCGCCGCGGCTACATACGTTATATTTTTACTATTCGGCCTTTTCTGTACGGAGCGGTATTACGGTTCGCAGACCGCCGACGCCGAGATATACCGCTATGGCGTGGATTATCTCTCGATCTGCATGATCTGGTCGTTCGGCGGCGTGGGGCAGATCACATTTCAGAGGCTCCTGCAGTCTACAGGGCGCACTGCGCTCTCTATGGCCTCTCAGTTGGCGGGGGCGCTGATCAACATCGTCCTTGATCCGATACTGATCTTCGGTCTCTGCGGCGCGCCCGCCTGCGGCGTTAAGGGGGCCGCGGCGGCGACGGTCATCGGGCAGATCACGGCGCTGGCCGCCGCCGTCTATTTCAACCTGCGGATGAATAGGGATATCTCATTCAAGCTGCGCGGCTTCCGCCCCGACTTTAATATGATAAAGAAGATATACGCGATCGGCGCGCCGGCGATCGTCATGCAGTCGCTCAACTCGCTGATGGCCCTCGGCGTGAACCTCATACTCATAGGCCTTTCCTCCACGGCGGTCGCCGCCTTCGGCATTTACATCAAGGTACAGAACTTTGTCTTTATGCCTGCCTTCGGCCTCAACAACGCCGTCATCGCCGTCGCGGCCTTCAACTACGGCGCGGGAAACGAGCCGCGCGTGAGGCAGACGATCCGTTACGGCATGATCTACGCGGCGGCGATCATGCTTGCGGGTATGTTCCTCGTGCAGCTGCTCGCGCTGCCGATACTGCGTCTCTTCGACGCCTCGGCGGAGCTGCTTTCGATCGGGGGCCGCGCGATGCGCGTCGTCAGCGCCGGCTATATATTTACCGCCTATATGCTCATCGCGCAGGGCGCCTGCCAGGCGCTCGGCAACGGGCTGTACAGTCTTATCGTGACGCTGCTGCGCGTCGTCGTCGTCCTGCTGCCGCTGCTGTGGCTCTTTTCCGTAGTCTTTCCGCTCAATGAGGTGTGGTGGGCATTCGTCATCTCGGAGATCATTTCCACGCTGGTGAGCGCGCTGCTGCTGCGGAGACTGTACGCTGAAAGGCTTGGCGCCGGGGGATGCCTGTAG
- a CDS encoding GntR family transcriptional regulator, which produces MVMTSSSVQTAAGFVYDQLRKKIFEKALVSGQRLPEVAIAKELQVSRTPVREALRRLENEGLVQIIPGWGACLASPTRQEIIDTYEVREELEIMAVRKAAKHITPLQLCRLQEQIDAEHETFVNRNLESYLTVNDNFHIIIAESSGNNTLVGYIKNILSRTFVQMIFFESFFDFDTNPSLEEHITILEALKNHDETESVRLIKEHLRLSMEGLKTK; this is translated from the coding sequence ATGGTTATGACGTCATCTTCCGTGCAAACGGCGGCGGGATTTGTATATGATCAGTTGAGAAAAAAGATATTCGAAAAAGCGCTGGTCAGCGGCCAGAGGCTGCCGGAGGTGGCGATAGCCAAGGAGCTGCAAGTGAGCCGCACGCCAGTACGGGAGGCTTTAAGACGCCTGGAAAACGAAGGGCTCGTCCAGATCATACCGGGCTGGGGCGCCTGTCTCGCCTCGCCGACCAGACAGGAGATAATCGACACCTACGAGGTGCGCGAGGAGCTGGAGATCATGGCCGTCCGCAAGGCGGCGAAGCATATCACGCCGTTGCAGTTATGCCGCCTGCAGGAGCAGATCGACGCGGAGCACGAGACCTTCGTCAACCGCAACCTCGAGTCCTATCTGACCGTCAACGACAACTTCCATATCATCATCGCCGAATCTTCGGGCAATAACACGCTCGTGGGATATATAAAAAACATCCTCTCACGCACATTCGTACAGATGATTTTCTTTGAGTCTTTCTTCGACTTCGACACAAACCCAAGCCTTGAGGAGCACATCACCATCCTTGAGGCGCTGAAAAATCACGACGAGACGGAGAGCGTCCGCCTGATAAAGGAACACCTGCGGCTTTCGATGGAGGGCCTCAAGACCAAATAG